In Rhodopirellula bahusiensis, the DNA window CCTAACGATCTGGCACGCATTGGGCACACGAGGTGGCCACGAAGTAATTCCATCAGATCAATGAACGCGGTTCATGGCTTCACTGTTGCCAGGAATCTCGGTTTGAAAAGTAGTACTCAGTTCACGAGGTGATTGGATGTTCTGACGACTGTCTTGCCTTTCAAAACGTGGCTCTAGTGTAGATCGCGGACCGACTCCGCGATGCCCTTGCCCGTCGCGTAGATCGCCGAGCCCGCGACGAGAAGATTGGCACCGGAGTTGATCGCATTTGCCGCGGTATTGGCGTTGATTCCTCCATCGACCATCAATTGACAACTCAATTCCTCGCGTTCGATTCGTTGGCGCAGACGCTCCAGTTTGGGAAGCGTTTCAGGTAGAAATTTCTGGCCACCGAAGCCGGGATTGACGGTCATGATCAAAACAACATCCAACAGCGGAAGCACCTCGTCGATCACCATCGGCGATGTCGCCGGATTGATTGCCACACCGACGTCGCAACCGGTCAAACGCACTGAATCAATCGTACGGTGCAAGTGCCAGTCGGCTTCCGCGTGGACGATTAACCGCGATGCACCGGCGCTCGCGAATGACTTGGTGAACTGATTGCCATCGGTGACCATCAAATGAACGTCGATCGGCAACTGAGTCGTTCTTCGTACCACGCGAACCACCTCGGGACTGAAACCGAGACTCGCCACGAAATGGCCATCCATCACATCGACGTGAAAGCGATCCACGCCCGCCGC includes these proteins:
- the rpe gene encoding ribulose-phosphate 3-epimerase, with translation MKSFQIAASILSADMASLADQVRQAEAAGVDRFHVDVMDGHFVASLGFSPEVVRVVRRTTQLPIDVHLMVTDGNQFTKSFASAGASRLIVHAEADWHLHRTIDSVRLTGCDVGVAINPATSPMVIDEVLPLLDVVLIMTVNPGFGGQKFLPETLPKLERLRQRIEREELSCQLMVDGGINANTAANAINSGANLLVAGSAIYATGKGIAESVRDLH